Proteins found in one Candidatus Poribacteria bacterium genomic segment:
- the hisD gene encoding histidinol dehydrogenase: MLQIVEMGTKEAEVFLSKLMARGKLTDEGILKTVRRTLNDVQSEGDKAVVRYTRKLDAPRISVKELKVSREEFGEAYLEVPSEFIDALTHARTNIEKFHQKQLRTSWMSTEPNGVMLGHLIRPLRRVGVHVPAISQLLVSSLLMNVIPATVAGVEEIAACIPPMRNRAINPYMLVTAAECGIQEIYKCGGAQAVAAMAYGTKTIPSVDKIVGPGNLYVQLAKKEVYGHVDIDKLAGPSEILIIADSTADPDYVAADLISQAEHGPECAAILITPSLGFAEQVKSAIEVQGESLPRRAELTEAFGNFGAAFITSNLSEAFTLANEIAPEHLELHIENPFDRLGDVHNASAIFIGPYSPEVVGDYIAGPNAVLPTGTAARYASPLCVDDFLKKSSLISYTKAALEEVTPSVVKLAEVEGLEGHAAAMKIRFEED; this comes from the coding sequence ATGTTACAAATTGTCGAGATGGGTACCAAGGAGGCTGAGGTATTTCTCTCAAAGTTGATGGCGCGGGGCAAGTTAACGGATGAAGGTATCTTAAAGACAGTCCGACGGACTTTGAATGATGTGCAATCGGAAGGGGATAAAGCGGTTGTCCGATATACGCGCAAACTCGACGCACCCCGTATCTCAGTCAAAGAACTAAAGGTATCGCGAGAAGAATTTGGGGAAGCGTATTTAGAGGTTCCGTCCGAATTTATAGACGCACTCACACACGCCCGAACAAACATCGAAAAATTCCACCAGAAACAGTTACGGACGTCATGGATGTCAACAGAACCCAATGGTGTCATGCTCGGACATCTGATTCGTCCGCTCAGGCGCGTCGGCGTCCATGTTCCAGCAATCAGCCAACTCCTCGTCTCTTCATTGTTGATGAATGTCATCCCTGCTACCGTTGCGGGTGTCGAAGAAATCGCCGCCTGTATCCCTCCGATGCGAAATCGTGCCATCAACCCGTATATGCTGGTTACCGCTGCAGAATGCGGAATCCAAGAAATCTACAAATGCGGCGGTGCACAAGCCGTTGCCGCGATGGCATATGGCACGAAGACCATCCCATCTGTCGATAAAATCGTCGGACCGGGTAACCTCTATGTTCAACTCGCCAAGAAAGAGGTCTACGGACATGTTGATATAGATAAATTAGCGGGACCCAGCGAAATCCTTATCATCGCCGACAGCACAGCCGACCCGGATTACGTCGCCGCGGATCTCATCTCGCAAGCGGAGCACGGACCCGAATGCGCTGCGATCCTCATTACACCATCTCTCGGTTTCGCCGAACAGGTGAAATCAGCGATCGAGGTTCAGGGAGAATCCTTACCTCGCCGTGCCGAACTCACAGAAGCATTTGGGAACTTCGGTGCCGCGTTTATCACATCAAACCTATCCGAGGCGTTCACCCTCGCTAATGAAATCGCACCGGAACACCTTGAACTTCACATCGAAAACCCATTCGATAGGCTCGGAGACGTGCATAATGCCAGTGCTATCTTTATAGGTCCCTATTCCCCGGAAGTCGTTGGGGATTACATCGCTGGACCAAACGCTGTCTTGCCAACAGGAACAGCCGCACGCTACGCTTCGCCACTCTGCGTTGACGATTTCCTAAAGAAGTCGAGTCTCATCTCATACACCAAGGCGGCTTTAGAGGAAGTCACACCATCCGTCGTTAAACTCGCTGAGGTTGAAGGACTCGAAGGACATGCAGCCGCTATGAAAATCCGATTTGAAGAAGATTAG
- the murA gene encoding UDP-N-acetylglucosamine 1-carboxyvinyltransferase: MEKLIIKGGTRLQGTIPVSGCKNAVLPIAVAAAILGDGASVLHNVPNLTDVKTLSAVLEGLGATTKIKDDSLYIEPINHLEYEAPYELVRKMRASIYVLGPLVAKLGKAKVSFPGGCAIGPRPIDLHIRGLEHLGAEVTVERGYIYAQAERLVGTEMYLMGQHGPSVGATANVMMAATLAEGTTVIRSAAREPHITDLACFLNAMGADIEGIGTSVLTIHGVKQLRGTEHTVISDDIEAGTFMVASAITRGDVYVKGITPEQIPAVSKKLTEAGVELNWDDNGVRVTTPREIQGIDVITEPFPGFPTDMQAQIMGLLCLASGTSIIMENVHTDRYIHAAELNRMGADIMLDGSKAVINGVRRLSGAPVMASDLRAGAVLVAVGMAALGETVVSRVYHIDRGYESIEEKLNNIGANITRVNDNEEEV, encoded by the coding sequence ATGGAAAAATTAATCATCAAAGGTGGTACCCGTCTCCAAGGAACGATCCCGGTCAGCGGTTGCAAAAACGCAGTTTTGCCGATCGCCGTTGCCGCTGCGATCCTCGGCGATGGCGCCAGTGTCCTTCATAATGTACCAAACTTAACAGACGTAAAAACCCTCAGTGCTGTGTTGGAAGGACTCGGTGCGACAACAAAAATAAAAGACGACTCGCTGTATATTGAGCCAATAAACCACTTAGAATACGAAGCCCCTTACGAACTCGTGCGAAAAATGCGCGCGTCTATCTATGTTCTCGGTCCACTCGTGGCGAAATTAGGGAAAGCGAAAGTCTCATTCCCCGGCGGATGTGCCATTGGACCGCGCCCCATTGACTTGCACATCCGAGGCTTAGAGCATTTAGGTGCAGAAGTCACAGTAGAACGCGGATACATCTATGCGCAAGCGGAACGCCTTGTTGGCACAGAGATGTATCTCATGGGACAGCACGGACCCAGTGTTGGTGCAACTGCGAATGTGATGATGGCTGCCACTTTAGCTGAAGGCACAACGGTTATTCGAAGCGCAGCACGTGAACCGCATATCACTGATCTCGCCTGTTTCCTCAATGCAATGGGAGCAGATATAGAAGGCATTGGTACTTCCGTGCTGACGATTCACGGTGTTAAGCAGCTGCGCGGCACCGAACACACCGTTATATCCGACGATATTGAGGCTGGCACCTTCATGGTTGCGAGTGCTATTACGAGAGGCGATGTCTATGTCAAAGGCATCACTCCGGAACAAATTCCTGCCGTCTCGAAAAAACTCACTGAAGCAGGTGTCGAATTAAATTGGGATGACAATGGTGTCCGCGTTACAACGCCGCGTGAGATTCAAGGGATTGATGTCATAACGGAGCCCTTCCCGGGTTTTCCGACAGATATGCAAGCACAAATTATGGGACTGCTCTGCCTCGCATCCGGGACCAGCATTATTATGGAAAATGTACACACAGATCGCTACATTCATGCTGCGGAATTGAACCGTATGGGCGCAGACATCATGCTCGATGGCAGCAAGGCAGTGATTAATGGTGTCCGCAGACTCAGCGGGGCACCAGTGATGGCTTCCGATCTGCGCGCGGGTGCTGTTCTTGTGGCAGTTGGCATGGCGGCACTCGGTGAAACCGTCGTGTCCCGGGTCTATCACATCGATCGTGGATACGAATCCATCGAGGAAAAACTTAACAACATCGGGGCAAACATTACAAGAGTCAACGACAACGAAGAAGAAGTTTAA